A genomic region of Columba livia isolate bColLiv1 breed racing homer chromosome 12, bColLiv1.pat.W.v2, whole genome shotgun sequence contains the following coding sequences:
- the VMA21 gene encoding vacuolar ATPase assembly integral membrane protein VMA21: MRPPLRASRVALSLPRKRLCAGSAAAAMERYETGKLSAAPVSDFRPNEGSLTSTLRTLLFFTALMITLPVGLYFASKAYIFEGTLGMSDRDSYFYAAIIAVVTVHVVLALFVYVAWNEGSRQWREGKQD, encoded by the exons ATGCGCCCGCCCCTCCGTGCGTCACGTGTGGCGCTGTCCCTCCCCCGGAAGCGGCTATGCGCGGGGAGCGCTGCGGCGGCCATGGAGCGCTACGAGACGGGGAAGCTGAGCGCGGCCCCGGTGTCCGACTTCAGGCC aaatgaggGTTCATTAACATCAACTTTAAGAACACTTCTATTCTTCACAGCTCTAATGATCACATTACCTGTTGGGCTGTATTTTGCATCAAAGGCTTATATATTTGAAG gTACCTTAGGAATGTCCGACAGAGACAGCTACTTTTATGCTGCCATAATTGCTGTAGTTACTGTACATGTGGTACTTGCTCTCTTTGTATACGTAGCGTGGAATGAAGGTTCTCGACAGTGGCGAGAAGGCAAGCAGGACTAG